The following coding sequences lie in one Armatimonadota bacterium genomic window:
- the rimO gene encoding 30S ribosomal protein S12 methylthiotransferase RimO, whose protein sequence is MAVKVGLISLGCPKNTVDSETMLGQLRAAGMEVCADEEQADVLIVNTCGFKEDAAQESVDALLGTTEWKKRAGGRAVIAAGCLVQRYGADLAKELPGVDAFIGVGQYEGLALQIQSILTAAPPQPLLQIGPPRPIPHRQPPRVRSTPPWTAYVRISDGCDYRCAFCTIPSIRGDHASRPVEAIVDEVRALAEEGTVEIVLVAQDSMRYGWDLYGTLALPRLLRELANVDGIRWIRIMYAFPATVTDAVIDVIASEPKVCKYLDIPLQHADRGVLEAMNRPGDGDRYLRIIERFRKACPQIAIRSTFIVGHPGETPEAFHALKGFLASAELDRVGVFSFCREDGTPAATLPGQVPHRVAEQRREELMKWQAGISRRRNRALVGSALDVLVEERTANGAYSGRTYRDAPEIDGTVAFTGGDSAPGSIVSVQITAAGVHDLSGVAEGADPGKAAFRSDSQS, encoded by the coding sequence TTGGCGGTTAAGGTTGGTCTCATCAGTCTCGGCTGCCCGAAGAATACGGTCGATTCCGAGACGATGCTGGGCCAGCTTCGGGCGGCCGGCATGGAGGTCTGCGCGGACGAAGAACAGGCAGACGTTCTGATCGTAAACACCTGCGGTTTCAAGGAAGATGCTGCGCAAGAGTCGGTGGACGCGCTGCTGGGTACCACCGAGTGGAAAAAGCGGGCCGGAGGCAGGGCGGTTATCGCCGCCGGCTGCCTCGTCCAGCGCTATGGCGCGGACCTGGCGAAAGAGCTGCCCGGCGTGGACGCGTTCATCGGTGTGGGGCAGTATGAAGGCCTGGCTCTCCAGATTCAGAGCATTTTGACCGCCGCCCCGCCGCAGCCGCTCCTGCAGATCGGGCCGCCGCGTCCGATTCCGCACCGGCAGCCGCCGAGGGTCAGGTCAACGCCGCCGTGGACCGCCTATGTGCGCATCAGCGATGGCTGCGACTACCGTTGCGCCTTTTGCACGATTCCGTCGATCCGCGGCGATCACGCCAGCCGTCCGGTCGAGGCGATCGTCGATGAAGTCCGCGCGCTGGCAGAGGAAGGGACCGTGGAAATCGTCCTGGTCGCCCAGGATTCCATGCGATACGGCTGGGACCTGTATGGAACGCTGGCATTGCCGCGATTGCTGCGCGAGCTGGCCAATGTCGATGGCATCCGGTGGATCCGCATCATGTACGCGTTTCCGGCGACCGTGACGGACGCCGTCATCGATGTCATCGCGTCCGAGCCGAAGGTGTGCAAATACCTGGACATTCCGCTGCAGCATGCGGACCGCGGCGTTCTGGAGGCGATGAACCGCCCCGGTGACGGTGACAGGTATCTGCGGATCATCGAGCGGTTCCGAAAGGCGTGCCCGCAAATCGCGATCCGAAGCACCTTCATTGTGGGGCACCCGGGCGAGACGCCCGAAGCGTTCCATGCACTGAAAGGCTTCCTGGCATCCGCTGAACTGGACCGGGTTGGGGTCTTCTCGTTCTGCCGCGAAGATGGAACCCCGGCGGCGACGCTTCCGGGCCAGGTGCCCCATCGAGTCGCGGAGCAGCGGCGCGAAGAACTGATGAAATGGCAGGCCGGCATTTCCCGCCGGCGAAATCGCGCGCTGGTCGGCAGCGCCCTTGACGTCCTGGTCGAGGAGCGAACTGCAAACGGCGCATATAGCGGTCGTACGTATCGCGACGCTCCGGAGATCGATGGAACGGTGGCATTCACGGGCGGCGATT
- the sppA gene encoding signal peptide peptidase SppA produces MDDQPINPVSGDATPEPVAEPAAPPPQAPPPQGATFGTAPGASATTFAAPPSAAQPPLYSAPRTSFSPPPPPPARDKKGLSWAAFFGGALFGCGCLPFVVMALFFGTVTSLISRGPSAGTGPSRDSVGLINVTGVITSGEADGGPFGGASGAEAQSIIDQLEEARKNDKIKSVVLWINSPGGSAAASDAVYTEVEKVRTGGKKVVVAMGDVAASGGYYIASAADRIYANGATLTGSIGVISELPNFSNPSGWIKKSGYDEIVVKSGKFKDMGNPMRPMTREEKALFQDMVDDIYNQFLTAVSKARRIDMATLRPLADGRVFTGRQAVKNGLVDKIGTLRDAIAYAGEQGGIKGDPPIYKLSSSPLSRLLSGTGEMYQGSMQRKMLGLLLLDPRAAALAKALEGGSGQVEAR; encoded by the coding sequence GTGGACGATCAACCCATCAACCCTGTTTCAGGAGACGCGACGCCGGAACCCGTTGCTGAACCCGCGGCGCCGCCCCCGCAGGCGCCGCCGCCCCAGGGGGCCACTTTCGGCACAGCGCCCGGCGCCAGCGCGACGACATTCGCCGCGCCGCCATCTGCGGCGCAGCCCCCGCTGTATTCTGCCCCCAGAACCTCTTTCTCCCCGCCCCCACCGCCGCCCGCGCGCGACAAGAAGGGCCTGAGTTGGGCGGCATTCTTCGGCGGGGCATTGTTCGGCTGCGGATGCCTTCCATTCGTTGTGATGGCCCTCTTCTTCGGAACCGTGACATCGCTCATCTCCAGAGGCCCGTCAGCCGGCACAGGTCCCAGCCGGGATTCGGTGGGCCTCATCAACGTCACCGGCGTGATCACCTCGGGAGAAGCCGACGGCGGCCCGTTCGGCGGGGCAAGCGGCGCTGAAGCGCAGAGCATCATCGACCAGTTGGAGGAGGCTCGGAAGAACGACAAGATCAAGTCCGTGGTCCTCTGGATCAACAGCCCTGGCGGCAGCGCCGCGGCATCGGATGCCGTGTACACGGAGGTCGAGAAGGTTCGAACCGGCGGCAAGAAGGTTGTCGTGGCGATGGGCGATGTCGCCGCATCCGGCGGCTATTACATCGCAAGCGCCGCGGACAGAATCTACGCCAACGGCGCCACCTTGACAGGGAGCATCGGTGTCATCAGCGAACTGCCCAATTTCAGTAACCCCAGCGGCTGGATCAAGAAGAGCGGTTACGATGAAATCGTGGTCAAATCCGGCAAGTTCAAGGACATGGGCAATCCGATGCGCCCGATGACCCGTGAGGAGAAGGCTCTGTTCCAGGATATGGTCGATGACATCTACAACCAGTTCCTGACGGCCGTCAGCAAGGCCCGAAGGATCGACATGGCCACCCTGCGCCCCCTCGCCGACGGACGCGTGTTCACCGGTCGGCAGGCGGTCAAGAACGGGCTGGTCGATAAGATCGGAACGCTTCGCGACGCCATCGCCTACGCCGGCGAGCAGGGGGGAATCAAAGGCGATCCGCCGATCTATAAACTCAGCAGCAGCCCGCTCTCCCGCCTTCTCAGCGGCACAGGCGAGATGTACCAGGGTTCGATGCAGCGCAAGATGCTGGGATTGCTGCTTCTCGATCCGCGCGCGGCGGCGTTGGCCAAGGCGCTGGAGGGCGGATCCGGGCAGGTCGAGGCCAGGTAA